One stretch of Rosistilla oblonga DNA includes these proteins:
- the polX gene encoding DNA polymerase/3'-5' exonuclease PolX: protein MDNQSIAEVFEQMAELLEFKGENPFRIRAYHNGAKAILDLDEPVAQILDDPSRKLSDVPGIGKTLVDKITVLVATGSLPQLLELQEQFPASVLAMARVPGLGAKKAARLHQELGIDNLAELKTACETDQVSGLKGFGKKSQQTILDGLAIAQAAAQRKKWVNADGWVARLRSHLSNCDAIERMEFAGSYRRGRETCGDLDILVVADPAAAAMDHLVAFPPRKETILRGDTKISIRIDEAFQVDMRVVAADQFGAALQYFTGSQAHNVRVRSMAKSQGLKVNEYGVFREDDPEHSIAGGEEQEVYAAIGLPWVPPELREDRLEFDWAKSGDPFDLIELKDIYSDLHMHTTATDGEATIGDMADAAIARGLTAIAITDHSQRVAMARGLDPQRLREQWARIDQLRPQYEGRLTILKGIECDILEGGGMDLPDDVLAEADWVLASVHYGQRQSREQITDRILGAIANPHVTAIAHPTGRLINRREAYQVDIDAVFQAAAETSTLLELNANPARLDLHEVHCQTASRRYNIPIVINTDAHSIDGLDVMQYGILQARRAGLQKQHVANARSWDAMKPLMGKYR from the coding sequence ATGGATAATCAATCGATCGCCGAAGTTTTCGAACAGATGGCGGAACTGCTGGAGTTTAAAGGCGAAAATCCGTTCCGGATCCGGGCGTATCACAACGGGGCCAAAGCGATCCTCGACCTTGACGAACCGGTCGCCCAGATCCTCGACGATCCCAGCCGCAAGCTGTCCGATGTGCCGGGGATCGGCAAGACCTTGGTCGACAAGATCACCGTCCTGGTCGCGACCGGCAGCCTGCCCCAGTTGCTGGAGTTGCAAGAACAGTTCCCCGCCTCGGTCCTGGCGATGGCTCGCGTCCCCGGCCTTGGCGCGAAGAAGGCGGCTCGGCTGCACCAAGAACTCGGGATCGACAACCTCGCCGAACTGAAGACCGCTTGCGAAACGGATCAGGTGAGTGGCCTCAAGGGCTTTGGCAAGAAGAGCCAGCAGACGATCCTCGACGGCTTGGCGATCGCACAAGCGGCGGCGCAGCGGAAGAAGTGGGTCAACGCCGACGGCTGGGTCGCTCGACTGCGTTCCCATCTATCCAACTGCGATGCGATCGAACGAATGGAGTTTGCCGGCAGCTACCGCCGCGGCCGCGAGACCTGCGGCGATCTGGACATTCTTGTCGTCGCCGATCCCGCCGCTGCGGCGATGGATCATCTGGTAGCCTTCCCGCCACGGAAGGAGACCATTTTGCGAGGCGACACCAAGATCTCGATCCGCATCGACGAAGCGTTCCAAGTCGACATGCGAGTCGTTGCTGCCGATCAGTTTGGCGCGGCGCTGCAGTATTTCACCGGATCGCAAGCGCACAACGTTCGCGTCCGCAGCATGGCTAAATCGCAAGGGTTGAAGGTCAACGAATACGGAGTGTTTCGCGAAGACGATCCCGAGCACTCGATCGCCGGCGGGGAAGAGCAGGAGGTCTATGCGGCGATCGGTCTGCCTTGGGTTCCGCCCGAACTGCGCGAAGATCGACTGGAATTCGATTGGGCGAAAAGTGGCGACCCGTTCGACCTGATCGAACTAAAAGACATTTACAGCGACCTGCATATGCACACCACGGCGACCGATGGCGAAGCGACGATCGGCGACATGGCCGACGCGGCGATCGCCCGCGGCCTGACCGCGATCGCGATCACCGATCACAGCCAACGCGTGGCGATGGCTCGCGGGCTGGACCCGCAGCGACTGCGTGAACAATGGGCGCGGATCGATCAACTGCGGCCGCAGTACGAGGGCCGACTGACGATCCTCAAAGGAATCGAATGCGACATCCTTGAGGGTGGCGGGATGGATCTGCCCGACGATGTCCTCGCCGAAGCCGATTGGGTGCTGGCGAGCGTGCATTATGGGCAACGGCAAAGTCGCGAACAGATCACCGATCGAATCTTGGGAGCGATCGCGAATCCACACGTCACCGCGATCGCGCACCCGACCGGACGCTTGATCAATCGCCGCGAAGCGTATCAAGTCGACATCGACGCGGTTTTCCAAGCCGCCGCCGAAACGTCGACGCTGCTGGAACTAAACGCCAACCCCGCTCGGTTAGATCTTCATGAGGTCCATTGCCAAACGGCGTCGCGCCGTTACAACATCCCCATCGTGATCAACACCGACGCGCACTCGATCGATGGCCTCGACGTGATGCAGTACGGCATCCTGCAAGCGCGGCGAGCCGGGCTGCAAAAACAACACGTCGCCAACGCGAGGTCTTGGGATGCGATGAAGCCCCTGATGGGCAAATACCGCTAG
- a CDS encoding metallophosphoesterase: MRNVLILLLLFVASDLAVATEIRRIWLTHKSNDPSRIVVNWMSESAGDSVVRFGLTADYDKTIRVDETTKLHHVEIPLEHRDAVYHYSVSSGDKRSKDATFKAYPSDELRIAIVADWQSKPDLSAIQKDDVHLLLTAGDNIANLFPACGEGTKDCVKPYAALIDAYPDLFRSTPFMPALGNHDRQIRPRGKMPPEEAVYDVDATAFRKFFELPGDEWKWHFDIPQFDLRVIALDFNHISDFGTTWQTCHRFDEASPQFLWYQQQMANPPGFVVTLYNERNASIRNQANKQWHNLFRRGTCCVTGYGYFAERAEVDGFPYYNSSLSGSGAQYRDPHSKFLAGEDSYLLLTLQRGGEMAVKIKSLSGDELDHQSYKQRESTR, from the coding sequence ATGCGAAACGTCTTAATCCTGTTGCTTTTGTTTGTCGCTTCCGATCTCGCCGTCGCAACGGAGATCCGACGGATCTGGCTGACACACAAGAGCAACGACCCGAGCCGCATCGTTGTGAACTGGATGAGCGAGAGCGCGGGGGATTCGGTCGTTCGCTTTGGCCTGACTGCGGACTACGACAAAACGATCCGAGTCGATGAAACGACGAAGCTGCATCATGTCGAAATTCCGCTGGAACATCGCGATGCGGTCTATCACTATTCGGTCAGCAGCGGCGACAAACGATCGAAGGACGCCACCTTCAAAGCCTACCCGAGCGATGAACTGCGGATTGCGATCGTCGCCGACTGGCAGAGCAAGCCCGACTTGTCGGCGATCCAAAAGGACGACGTCCATCTATTGCTGACCGCTGGCGACAACATCGCCAACCTCTTCCCAGCCTGCGGCGAGGGGACCAAAGATTGCGTGAAGCCCTACGCTGCACTGATCGACGCCTACCCCGATCTGTTTCGCTCCACACCGTTCATGCCGGCATTGGGGAATCACGACCGCCAGATTCGCCCGCGTGGGAAGATGCCGCCCGAGGAAGCCGTCTACGATGTCGATGCGACCGCGTTTCGCAAATTCTTCGAATTGCCGGGGGACGAGTGGAAGTGGCACTTCGACATCCCACAGTTTGACCTGCGGGTGATCGCGTTGGACTTCAATCACATCTCCGACTTCGGAACCACTTGGCAAACCTGCCACCGCTTCGACGAAGCCTCGCCTCAGTTCCTCTGGTACCAACAACAGATGGCCAACCCGCCCGGATTTGTTGTCACGCTCTATAACGAACGCAACGCGAGCATTCGCAACCAGGCGAACAAACAATGGCACAACCTGTTCCGCCGCGGAACATGTTGCGTCACCGGATACGGCTATTTTGCAGAGCGAGCCGAAGTCGATGGCTTTCCCTATTACAACAGCTCGCTCAGCGGCAGCGGCGCCCAATATCGCGACCCCCATTCGAAGTTCCTCGCGGGCGAGGACAGCTACCTATTGCTGACCCTCCAGCGTGGCGGCGAGATGGCGGTTAAGATCAAGAGTCTCAGCGGCGACGAATTAGATCACCAATCCTACAAACAACGGGAATCGACACGATGA
- a CDS encoding TspO/MBR family protein — protein MTWIEWYNGLDKPSWTPAPGTIGLIWQLLYPVIIVTFGFVFVQAFRKRLPWLVALPFAINLVANLCFTPIQFGLRNLPLAAVDILIVWTTILWMMFAIWKHYRWVAVAQIPYLIWVSIATTLQLAITWNN, from the coding sequence ATGACATGGATTGAGTGGTACAACGGCCTGGACAAACCTTCGTGGACTCCCGCCCCCGGCACGATCGGCCTGATCTGGCAACTGTTGTATCCGGTAATCATCGTGACGTTTGGTTTCGTCTTCGTACAAGCGTTTCGCAAGCGACTGCCATGGCTGGTCGCATTGCCGTTTGCGATCAACCTCGTCGCCAATCTGTGCTTCACCCCAATTCAGTTCGGCTTGCGCAATCTGCCGCTTGCCGCCGTCGACATCCTGATCGTCTGGACAACGATCCTTTGGATGATGTTCGCCATCTGGAAGCACTACCGCTGGGTCGCGGTGGCGCAGATCCCGTACCTGATCTGGGTTTCGATCGCGACGACGCTACAGCTGGCGATCACATGGAACAATTGA
- a CDS encoding RICIN domain-containing protein, with protein sequence MSFPNRLSLAALLFASVFARLADAQTFDLIVPGSGLRSTAQLTADRLVIVDANGQASIYDRDPQLDANGYAAYSSQAMGQSIRWPLRGAGNMQVASLAGPLGSIAFRSTQMIVSPRGNGGLNPGVPGVLPGNQVGPQAAGNPSNDPKSVYVIESALGPGLLLSVAPLAGANVRIETQATGGQNVFFRLLPTDSGYVSIVPMKDRGLAIGMATGLAGNQGNAQLFDRRMGGGDAMQFRIVPDNAGFVTLELRANRDFVIDVVKPRGGRPASVGIFTRHGLQNQLFRLQRVGAMGNLPPSGFPPPIGNPVGPVLISKTVESNPPLAPVQVQLSNSHANALWVLVTDLRDPDNSQRLKIPAGESRPATFERDPGSRVVSLLEVLQPNGVRVREESVVDVPPQPLYDISVYEMIPQSVYIDRTQPGSAPEIQHAPRSVGFFQVPATFEGGRSDVYRAAKRQNNSGGVRRLELKDWDWDEGDPEDAFSGRNSSR encoded by the coding sequence ATGTCTTTTCCCAACCGCTTGAGTCTCGCCGCGTTGTTGTTTGCATCGGTGTTCGCTCGACTTGCCGACGCGCAGACGTTCGACCTGATCGTGCCGGGATCCGGTCTGCGCTCGACCGCGCAACTGACGGCGGATCGATTGGTGATCGTCGATGCCAATGGTCAGGCATCGATTTACGATCGTGATCCGCAACTCGACGCCAACGGCTACGCCGCGTATTCGAGTCAGGCGATGGGCCAGTCGATTCGTTGGCCGCTGCGTGGTGCAGGCAATATGCAAGTCGCTTCGCTGGCCGGACCGCTGGGGAGCATCGCATTCCGGTCGACGCAGATGATCGTCTCGCCGCGCGGCAACGGTGGTCTCAATCCTGGCGTACCAGGCGTGTTGCCCGGCAACCAGGTTGGACCGCAAGCTGCGGGCAATCCCAGCAACGACCCCAAATCGGTGTACGTGATTGAATCGGCACTCGGCCCCGGGTTGCTGCTTTCCGTTGCACCACTAGCTGGCGCCAATGTGCGGATCGAAACGCAAGCCACCGGCGGGCAGAACGTCTTCTTTCGGTTGCTGCCAACCGACAGCGGTTATGTCTCGATCGTGCCGATGAAGGATCGGGGGCTCGCGATCGGGATGGCGACCGGCCTGGCCGGGAACCAGGGGAACGCTCAACTGTTCGATCGTCGGATGGGCGGCGGCGATGCAATGCAGTTTCGCATCGTCCCCGACAACGCTGGCTTCGTGACGCTTGAACTGCGAGCGAATCGCGATTTTGTCATCGACGTCGTGAAGCCGCGCGGCGGTCGCCCCGCAAGTGTTGGCATCTTCACTCGCCATGGTTTGCAGAATCAGTTGTTCCGCCTGCAGCGAGTTGGCGCGATGGGGAACCTGCCACCGAGCGGCTTCCCGCCGCCGATCGGCAATCCCGTTGGGCCGGTGCTGATTTCGAAGACGGTCGAGTCCAATCCGCCGCTGGCACCGGTCCAGGTTCAATTATCGAACTCTCACGCAAACGCTTTGTGGGTGCTGGTGACCGACTTGCGCGATCCCGACAATTCGCAGCGGCTGAAGATCCCGGCGGGAGAGTCGCGGCCGGCGACCTTCGAACGCGATCCGGGGTCTCGAGTTGTTAGTCTGCTCGAGGTGCTGCAGCCCAACGGAGTGCGGGTTCGTGAAGAATCGGTCGTCGATGTGCCGCCGCAGCCGCTCTACGACATCAGCGTCTACGAGATGATACCGCAATCGGTCTACATCGATCGCACTCAGCCCGGATCGGCGCCGGAGATCCAGCACGCCCCGCGAAGCGTTGGCTTCTTCCAAGTGCCAGCGACTTTTGAGGGCGGCCGCAGCGATGTCTATCGAGCTGCCAAGCGGCAGAACAATTCCGGCGGCGTGCGAAGGCTGGAACTCAAAGATTGGGATTGGGACGAGGGCGATCCAGAAGACGCCTTTAGTGGGCGGAACTCATCGCGTTGA
- a CDS encoding amidophosphoribosyltransferase: MSEIHHECGVAAIYHLPRTAPSPMCPDQGPSQISRLMPRMLLDIQNRGQLAAGMTSFHPKRPEILATYKDIGTVSEVFKLSHRAKSESMMRSLAGRAAIGHVRYATCGQDDRSYAQPFERQHIHKRKWFSFCFNGQLANYQILKHRLLADGDHHLSRDTDTEIILHEVGRLLSNSEGKPDWIDLLGKATKDFDGAYSMAFLTALGEMVVARDPLGIKPMCYAFDGSLFAAASEDVALVNLGFEPEDIKTLPPGHAALVTPGEGLRIEPFCESKSRAHCFFEWIYFANVASTMDEKSVYLSRTRLGEELARIEIESGEISLDPEDTIVVPVPDTSKAAADAMAYKLGIPSREGLIRNRYSGRTFIEGGRARRVKASTKYTPLREVLEGKRVLLVEDSIVRSTTMGVLLDRIRDMGGAREIHVRVASPPIVAPCFYGIDMSTIDQLIAPRYFENATLTESGQREMARELGADSLRYLPVEAIARAIGLPAEELCQACITGKYPTPCGQKLYQLELENEGRPQSAERTYERLVSNLT; the protein is encoded by the coding sequence ATGAGCGAAATACATCACGAGTGCGGTGTTGCGGCGATCTACCATCTTCCACGTACGGCACCCAGCCCGATGTGTCCGGACCAAGGTCCGTCGCAGATCTCGCGGCTGATGCCTCGGATGCTGCTGGACATCCAGAACCGTGGCCAACTGGCGGCCGGGATGACCAGCTTTCATCCCAAGCGGCCTGAGATCCTGGCAACGTACAAAGACATCGGCACCGTTTCCGAAGTTTTTAAACTGAGCCATCGGGCCAAAAGCGAATCGATGATGCGATCGCTAGCCGGCCGCGCGGCGATCGGCCACGTACGGTATGCCACCTGCGGCCAAGACGACCGCTCTTACGCTCAGCCGTTCGAACGCCAGCACATTCACAAGCGGAAGTGGTTCAGTTTCTGTTTCAACGGACAGCTGGCGAACTATCAAATCCTCAAGCATCGCTTGCTGGCTGATGGCGACCATCACCTGTCGCGCGACACCGATACCGAGATCATTCTGCATGAGGTCGGCCGCCTGTTGAGCAACAGCGAAGGCAAGCCCGACTGGATCGATCTACTGGGCAAAGCGACCAAAGACTTCGACGGCGCTTACAGCATGGCCTTCCTGACGGCGCTTGGCGAAATGGTTGTCGCCCGCGATCCGCTGGGGATCAAACCGATGTGTTACGCCTTTGACGGCAGCCTGTTCGCCGCCGCTAGCGAAGACGTCGCTCTGGTCAACCTGGGCTTCGAACCCGAAGACATCAAGACATTGCCGCCGGGGCACGCCGCCCTGGTGACTCCCGGAGAAGGGTTGCGAATCGAGCCGTTTTGCGAGAGCAAGAGCCGAGCGCACTGCTTCTTCGAATGGATCTATTTCGCCAACGTCGCCAGCACGATGGACGAGAAGAGCGTCTATCTGAGCCGCACGCGATTGGGCGAAGAGCTTGCTCGCATCGAAATCGAATCGGGCGAGATCTCGTTGGATCCCGAGGACACGATCGTCGTCCCGGTCCCCGACACCAGCAAAGCCGCTGCCGACGCAATGGCTTACAAACTGGGCATCCCCAGCCGCGAGGGACTGATCCGAAACCGGTATTCCGGCCGAACATTCATCGAAGGCGGCCGAGCGCGACGCGTCAAAGCGTCGACCAAATACACTCCGCTTCGCGAAGTGCTCGAAGGCAAACGGGTCCTCTTGGTCGAGGATTCGATCGTTCGCAGCACGACGATGGGAGTCCTGTTGGATCGCATCCGCGATATGGGCGGGGCTCGTGAGATCCACGTTCGCGTTGCCAGTCCGCCGATCGTCGCCCCTTGCTTCTATGGCATCGACATGAGCACGATCGATCAATTGATCGCTCCGCGCTACTTCGAAAACGCCACTTTGACCGAATCGGGTCAACGCGAGATGGCTCGCGAACTGGGTGCCGATTCGCTGCGCTACCTGCCGGTCGAAGCGATCGCCCGCGCGATCGGGCTGCCGGCTGAAGAGCTGTGCCAAGCTTGCATCACCGGGAAATACCCGACGCCTTGCGGTCAAAAGCTGTATCAATTGGAACTGGAGAACGAAGGCCGGCCGCAAAGTGCCGAACGGACCTACGAGCGACTGGTTTCCAACCTCACATGA
- a CDS encoding peptidase C39 — MTDIFTAIGIVLVVSLTLGLLVARSPQPSGVWRTAAMAILLIGAFGNVFYSTGLIVWARYIPHSAVIVWANVVPIAAAISAGLAYRLPNTPHWRQLLASGLLGLLSFGTVFWPLQGFILRPPQPGGNTWSQGVALQTSWSSCSPAAAATLLRANGVDVDESDLMTACLTDNRGTVSLGLYRGVKLFADANDLEVEIVPPSLDQLIIDDQWPVLLMVRLPKTGVEDPRYEHNWGWIPGLGHSVVCFGRLPNGNFIVGDPSIGREQWTTEDMKILWHGDGIRLHKRGEPFDANAPKH, encoded by the coding sequence ATGACCGACATTTTCACAGCAATTGGCATCGTCCTGGTCGTGTCGCTCACGCTGGGACTGCTTGTTGCAAGGTCGCCGCAGCCCAGCGGCGTATGGCGCACCGCCGCGATGGCGATCCTGTTGATCGGGGCTTTTGGCAATGTCTTCTACAGCACCGGGCTGATCGTCTGGGCTCGCTATATTCCGCATTCGGCAGTGATCGTCTGGGCCAACGTCGTCCCGATCGCTGCAGCGATCTCCGCGGGACTCGCCTATCGCCTGCCCAACACGCCTCACTGGCGACAACTGCTGGCATCGGGCCTACTGGGACTGCTCTCCTTCGGCACCGTCTTCTGGCCGCTACAAGGTTTCATCCTGAGGCCACCGCAACCGGGCGGCAACACGTGGAGCCAGGGCGTGGCGCTGCAGACCTCTTGGTCCTCCTGCAGCCCTGCCGCAGCGGCGACGCTGTTGCGAGCCAACGGAGTCGACGTCGACGAGAGCGATCTGATGACGGCCTGCCTGACCGACAATCGTGGCACCGTTTCGCTGGGGCTGTATCGCGGTGTCAAACTGTTCGCCGACGCCAACGATCTGGAAGTCGAGATCGTTCCTCCCTCGCTGGATCAGTTGATCATCGACGACCAGTGGCCGGTATTGCTGATGGTGCGACTGCCCAAGACGGGCGTCGAAGACCCGCGTTACGAACACAACTGGGGCTGGATCCCAGGCCTTGGGCACTCGGTCGTCTGTTTCGGCCGCCTCCCCAACGGCAACTTCATCGTCGGCGATCCTTCGATCGGCCGCGAACAATGGACGACTGAAGACATGAAGATCCTGTGGCATGGCGACGGGATTCGCTTGCATAAGCGAGGGGAGCCCTTCGACGCCAACGCCCCGAAGCACTAG
- the lipA gene encoding lipoyl synthase has translation MAFRLPVVADPIPDPNTPVSGSGRLPRWLKREVPKGNANNFTAGLLDELRLETVCDNAKCPNRSECYSQKTATFMILGAICTRPCGFCAVNRGRPPEKPEVDEPQRLAEAAARLGLKHVVITSVTRDDLPDGGADHYYQCITAVRERTGATVEVLTPDFVQCKEALDRVVEARPEVFNHNMETVPRMYRRVRGPKSDYQWTLQLLRRVKELDPTIKTKSGLMLGLGETRDELLDALADMRAYDIDFLTLGQYLQPGEKYLPVQRYITPEEFDELGEIAKKLGFKQVASGPFVRSSYHARDMAEA, from the coding sequence ATGGCATTTCGGTTACCAGTTGTCGCCGACCCGATCCCCGATCCAAACACTCCCGTCTCGGGTTCCGGTCGCCTGCCGCGGTGGCTCAAGCGCGAAGTCCCCAAGGGAAACGCAAACAACTTCACCGCTGGCCTGCTGGACGAACTGCGTCTGGAAACCGTCTGCGACAACGCCAAGTGCCCCAACCGCTCGGAATGCTACTCGCAGAAAACCGCGACGTTCATGATCCTGGGAGCGATCTGCACGCGGCCCTGTGGATTCTGTGCCGTCAATCGCGGCCGGCCACCGGAAAAGCCGGAGGTGGACGAACCGCAACGGCTTGCCGAAGCTGCGGCGCGACTGGGGCTGAAGCATGTCGTGATCACCAGCGTCACTCGCGACGACCTGCCCGATGGCGGAGCGGATCATTATTACCAATGCATCACCGCGGTCCGCGAGCGGACCGGAGCGACTGTCGAAGTCCTCACTCCCGACTTTGTGCAATGCAAAGAAGCACTCGACCGCGTCGTCGAAGCGCGTCCGGAGGTCTTCAATCACAACATGGAAACCGTGCCGCGGATGTATCGCCGCGTTCGTGGTCCGAAGAGCGATTACCAATGGACGCTGCAGTTGCTGCGTCGCGTCAAAGAGCTCGATCCAACGATCAAAACCAAGAGCGGCCTGATGTTGGGGCTCGGCGAAACCCGCGACGAACTGCTCGACGCGCTGGCCGACATGCGAGCCTACGACATCGACTTCCTGACTCTCGGCCAATACCTGCAACCGGGCGAAAAGTACCTGCCGGTTCAGCGATACATCACGCCGGAGGAATTCGACGAACTGGGCGAGATCGCCAAGAAGCTCGGCTTCAAGCAAGTTGCCAGCGGACCGTTTGTCCGCAGCAGCTACCACGCCCGCGACATGGCCGAAGCGTAG
- a CDS encoding MotA/TolQ/ExbB proton channel family protein: MAGRNNLASNSWSGLASVALGPLVAAIFYSVLYVSPVPFLHRYFMGHPVAYAATVLFFVALVGLIVRHLDTRRQLGIVAGLADSELKPAERTSSDLGEHVTHWLDHLAQLPRSERGCQLVHRLEDLLGRQQRRKTTRFLNDDLRDVSDREADQSHDSLQLVRIIVWAIPMLGFLGTVVGITQTLGGLDFSDGQNAVDNLKAGLYVAFDTTALGLVLSVIAIFLQFPVEKKMNHLMATLDQRSIEILSGGFPEESTADQPLQAIAEMNRAVLASVNQLVETQAELWKKTVDSAHDHWTSVVGNAGDQVQSALTEAIELTLQSHAEHVDKTHQNASQQIEQRWKQWQTALSDNARVLMVQQQTLAQQNELLIGTADRAKELAEVRELLQTNTAGLSAMPEMSDAMRSLARAIDLIVDRVPSQSNRSKAA; encoded by the coding sequence ATGGCAGGTCGAAACAATTTGGCTTCGAATAGTTGGAGTGGTCTCGCTAGCGTCGCCCTGGGCCCCTTGGTCGCGGCGATCTTCTATAGCGTTCTGTATGTTTCCCCGGTCCCTTTCCTGCACCGCTACTTCATGGGGCACCCGGTCGCTTATGCGGCGACCGTGCTGTTTTTTGTCGCCCTGGTCGGATTGATCGTTCGGCATCTGGATACGCGTCGCCAGCTGGGAATCGTCGCCGGTCTGGCCGACAGCGAACTTAAGCCAGCCGAGCGGACGTCGTCGGATTTGGGAGAGCACGTCACTCACTGGCTCGATCATTTGGCTCAGTTGCCGCGCAGCGAGCGCGGTTGCCAGTTGGTCCATCGCCTGGAAGATCTGCTGGGCCGCCAGCAACGCCGCAAAACGACGCGTTTCTTGAACGACGACCTTCGCGATGTCTCGGATCGCGAAGCGGATCAATCGCACGATAGCCTGCAATTGGTGCGGATCATCGTCTGGGCGATCCCGATGTTGGGCTTCCTGGGAACCGTGGTCGGTATCACGCAGACGCTCGGTGGCCTCGACTTCAGCGACGGCCAGAACGCCGTCGACAACTTAAAAGCCGGCTTGTACGTCGCCTTTGATACAACGGCGTTGGGGCTGGTCCTTTCCGTGATCGCGATCTTCTTGCAGTTCCCTGTCGAGAAGAAGATGAATCACTTGATGGCGACTCTCGATCAACGGTCGATCGAAATCCTCTCGGGCGGTTTCCCCGAAGAATCGACTGCGGACCAACCTCTGCAGGCGATTGCCGAAATGAATCGGGCCGTCTTAGCGTCGGTCAATCAGTTAGTTGAAACGCAAGCCGAGCTGTGGAAGAAGACCGTCGATTCGGCTCACGACCACTGGACCAGCGTCGTCGGTAACGCGGGCGACCAAGTGCAATCGGCGCTCACCGAAGCGATCGAGCTGACACTGCAAAGCCACGCCGAGCACGTCGACAAGACTCACCAAAACGCTTCGCAGCAGATCGAACAACGTTGGAAGCAATGGCAGACCGCGCTCAGCGACAACGCGCGGGTTCTGATGGTGCAACAACAAACACTCGCCCAACAGAACGAATTGCTGATCGGTACCGCCGACCGCGCCAAGGAATTGGCCGAGGTTCGCGAACTGCTGCAGACCAACACCGCGGGACTCTCCGCGATGCCCGAGATGAGCGACGCGATGCGTTCGCTGGCCCGCGCCATCGATCTGATCGTCGATCGTGTTCCATCGCAATCCAATCGGAGTAAAGCGGCATGA